One Gammaproteobacteria bacterium DNA segment encodes these proteins:
- a CDS encoding HAMP domain-containing sensor histidine kinase, translated as MPAVLHSLSARLALLLAAMFVLVGIFFVLVMASMTDGYQQEVAQKLNRDLAEQMVAERLLLRDGRVDREGLEHIFHMLMVINPAIEVYLLDSAGHILAFSAPPGEVKREAVDLAPVHAFLGGTRSLPIRGDDPRSRSGRKVFSAAPVEQGSELQGYLYVVLGGQSYENIVDMLRGSYVLKLAAAVVVAGLVFALLLAMLLFTVLTRRLRLLARAIDAFRKTGLVPALAPAARHGDEIDQLRASFEDMAARITGQMERLQENDRLRRAMVANVSHDLRTPLASLQSHLETLRIKESELGGEEKRRYLEIALQNITRLNTLVYELFELAKLDANEVTPECEPFALPELVQDVVQKFELRAEQEGIDLVQDIASTTIPFVVADIGLIERVLDNLLDNALHHTPAGGQVTVSLTPARDHVTVQVRDTGQGIAEHDLPYVFERFYKGSRNPRSQGGAGLGLAIVQRILALHGSVIQATSQSDAGTAFTFDLPSRRPV; from the coding sequence ATGCCGGCCGTCCTGCACTCCCTGTCCGCCCGCCTCGCCCTGTTGCTGGCGGCAATGTTCGTGTTGGTGGGGATATTCTTCGTACTCGTCATGGCCTCCATGACGGACGGCTACCAGCAGGAGGTGGCCCAGAAGCTCAATCGGGACCTGGCCGAGCAGATGGTGGCGGAGCGCCTGCTGCTGCGCGACGGGCGAGTGGACCGGGAGGGGCTGGAGCACATCTTCCACATGCTCATGGTCATCAACCCCGCCATCGAGGTCTACCTGCTGGACTCGGCCGGACACATCCTCGCCTTCTCCGCTCCGCCCGGAGAAGTGAAGCGCGAGGCGGTGGACCTCGCGCCGGTGCATGCGTTTCTGGGGGGCACGCGAAGCCTGCCCATCCGCGGTGACGACCCGCGCAGCCGCAGCGGGCGCAAGGTGTTTTCGGCCGCCCCGGTGGAGCAGGGGAGTGAGCTTCAAGGCTACCTGTACGTCGTCCTCGGTGGCCAGTCCTACGAGAACATTGTCGACATGCTGAGGGGCAGCTATGTGCTCAAGCTCGCCGCAGCGGTGGTGGTCGCGGGCCTGGTCTTCGCGCTGCTCCTGGCCATGCTGCTGTTCACCGTCCTCACCCGGCGCCTGCGCCTCCTTGCCCGTGCCATAGATGCCTTCCGCAAGACGGGGCTGGTTCCGGCCCTCGCCCCCGCAGCGCGGCATGGCGACGAGATCGACCAGCTGCGTGCGAGCTTCGAGGACATGGCGGCGCGCATCACCGGGCAGATGGAGCGCCTCCAGGAGAACGACCGCCTGCGCCGCGCCATGGTGGCCAACGTGTCCCACGATCTGCGTACGCCGCTCGCCTCGCTGCAGAGCCACTTGGAGACCCTGCGCATCAAGGAGTCCGAACTGGGGGGGGAGGAGAAGCGGCGCTACCTGGAGATCGCCCTACAGAACATCACCCGCCTCAACACCCTGGTGTACGAGTTGTTCGAACTGGCCAAGCTGGACGCCAATGAGGTCACGCCCGAATGCGAGCCCTTCGCGCTGCCCGAGCTGGTCCAGGATGTGGTCCAGAAGTTCGAGCTGCGCGCCGAGCAGGAGGGCATCGATCTGGTCCAGGACATTGCGAGCACCACCATCCCGTTCGTGGTGGCCGACATCGGGCTCATCGAGCGAGTGCTGGACAACCTCCTGGACAATGCCCTGCACCACACCCCGGCCGGCGGCCAGGTCACGGTGTCCCTCACCCCGGCCCGCGACCACGTGACCGTGCAGGTACGCGATACGGGACAGGGTATCGCGGAACACGACCTGCCCTACGTCTTCGAGCGCTTCTATAAGGGCTCGCGCAACCCCCGCAGCCAGGGCGGTGCGGGGCTTGGGCTCGCCATCGTGCAGCGCATCCTCGCGCTGCACGGCAGCGTCATCCAGGCCACCAGCCAGAGCGACGCCGGCACGGCCTTCACCTTCGACCTGCCGTCCCGACGCCCGGTCTGA